From the genome of bacterium:
GCTGGCGGAGGACTACTGGGGCAAGATCCTGTGGTTCTACCGTCGCACGCCCTGGTGGGACGACCGCATCAACGTCTATCCGGTGGGGTGGACGTTCTCGCGGGACGAGGTGGCGGCGCTGCGCTACTCGCCCTGAGATCCGTCGTGCTGGACGTTCCCCGTCCAGGCCATGGCCAGTTCCACGTCCTCGACGGTCTTGGGGATGGGCGGGCCCAGCACCCGGCAGCCCTCCTCGGTGACGAGCACGTCGTCCTCGATGCGGATCCCGCCGAAATCGCGGTATTTCCGCACCGCCGCGTGGTCGATGAAGTCGGCGTGCCGGCCGTCGGCGGACCAGCGGTCGATCAGCGCCGGGATGAAGTAGACGCCCGGTTCGAGGGTGATCACGAATCCCGGGCGCAGCCCCTTGGCCAGGCGCAGGTAGTTCAGTCCGAACTGGTCCGAACGCGCCTCGCCCGGCGCGTAGCCGACCGCGTCGCCCAGGTTCTCCATGTCGTGCACGTCCAGTCCGAGCATGTGACCGATGCCGTGGGGGAAGAACAGGGCGTGGGCCCCGGCGGCCACCGCTTCTTCCGCGTCGCCCTTCATCAGTCCGACCGCGATCAGGCCGGCGGCGACGGCCCGCGCCGCCGCCAGGTGCACGTCGCGGTTGGTCGCGGCGGGCCCGGCCGTCTCGATGGCGGCCTGCTGGGCCGACAGCACGACCTCGTAGATCTCCCGCTGCCGGGGCGAGAAGACGCCGCCGACGGGCAGGGTGCGCGTGATGTCCGAGCAGTAGCGCAGCGCCGTCTCCACGCCGCTGTCCACCAGCAGCAGCTGGCCTTCCCGCAGCTTGTTGCGATAGGTCTCGTTGTGCAGCACCTCGCCGCGCACCGTGACGATGGGCAGGAACGAGGGCTGCATGTCGTGGGCCAGGGCCACGCCCTGCATGGCGCCGGCGATCTGCGCCTCGCGCAGGCCGGGCCGGGCGTTGTGCAGGGCGATCCGGTACATCATGGCGCTCACGGCGATGGCCAGCTCGATCTCGGCGATCTCCTCGTCCGTCTTGATCTCCCGTTGGACCACCACGGCGCCGACCAGTTCCGCGGAGAACCCATCGGCCGCGGCATCCGGACCGGCGCCCAGCGACGCGGCCAGTTGCAGCCGGCCCGACGCACGGTACGGCGGCAGGTAATGGATCGCTACGCCCCGGCCGGCCAGTCCGGCCAGCTCGCCCGCCAGCTCGTCGCGGGCCTCGTGCCTGTCGATGCCGGCGTCCACCGCGAAATCGCCCCGACCGGGCCGGGGTCCGGACCAGATCACGTCGTCGGGCTGCGCGGGCGGCCCGTAGAGGATTTCCTCTCCGTCAGGCAGGATCAGCAGCACCAGGCCGGGATGGTCGATGCCCGCATAGTAGAGAAAACTCGAGTCCTGGCGGAACGGGTAGACGTTGGCCGCATAGTTGCGGCTCGCGTCGGTATTGCCGGGCAGCAGGATCGCGCCGCCGCCGACCGACTGGCGCAGCACCCGGCGTCGCTGCTGGTATGTCAACGCGTTCATACGTCGCCTTTCTCGGTCGGGCCGTTCCCGGGCACGAGGCCGAAGTGGAGGCATCCCTCCACCACGCCGTGCAGATGGGGCCGGCCGGCCAGGTACATCTTGCCCGCCCGCGCACCATGGGCGAGAAACGGGCGCAAGGCCTCCAGCAGGGCGGGACGCGCATTGCCCACGACGATGCCTCCCTCGGCGCGCAGCAGGGGATCGAGATCGTTGCGGGAGTCGCCCGCGAAGAGGGTCCGCTCGCTCGGCACGTCCAGCAGGCGCGCCATGTGGGCCACGGCGGACGACTTGGTGGCACCGGGCGGCAGGACGTCCAGCAGATCGTGCTCCTCGTAGACGCCGGCGCTGCGCACGAGCGAGAAATTCATCCCGGTCGTACACAGCCTGGCGACGACGTCGTTCATCGCCGTGTCGCCCGCCGCGTCCCGCGACAGCGTGAAACTCGCCTTGAACTCCGCCTGCCGCTCGGGCGCCTGTGGCGCCAGGCCGGCCACGTCGGACAGCAGGCCCAGGACGTCCGCATTGTCCAGGCCGCTCATGGCGTCGCGCATGAGCGCGGCGTAGGCCTCGTCACGACGCCAGCCACCGGGCGCGTTCCCGTCGGGATGATGTATCGAGGTCCCCACGTCGCACGACAGCAGGTGGGGCCGGGGCAGGGACCAGCGGTCGCTGGCCTCCAGGGCCGACGCCAGGTGACGCCCCGTCACGTAGGCGAGACGCAGTCCGTCACAGTCGCGGAGCAGGCGCCCGAACCGATCCAGGGCTTCCGCGTGGGTCGGATCGGGGCCGGCCGGGAACATGGTGCCGTCGAGGTCGCAGGCCAGCAGGCGCGTGTTTGCGGTCGGTTTCATGACGGGCGTCACTGTAGCGCAACGCCACCGGCGGCGCCAGCCCTCACGCGGACCGTTTGACAGGGTCCGGGCCTTCGTATAGCGTGTGCGGGGGGATCCGACCTTCAACTTGGACACGACTTCAAGAGGCCTGGATCTCCGAAACAGGAGATCCCGGATGCAAGCCCGCACGGATGCACGCCCGCCGCGACCCGTCGTCTTCGGCGAGGTCCTCTTCGATCACTTTCCGGACGGTGCCGCGGTGCTCGGAGGCGCGCCGTTCAACGTGGCCTGGCACCTGGAGGGGTTCGGTCTCGAGCCGCTGTTCGTCTCCCGTATCGGCGACGACGAGCGCGGGCGCGAGATCGTGGGCGCCATGACCGACTGGGGGCTGGACGTCTCGGGGCTGCAGCGCGACCCGCAGCGCCCCACAGGCGAGGTCCGGGTCGCGCTCGCGGACGGACAACCCACCTTCGACATCCTGGCGGACAGG
Proteins encoded in this window:
- a CDS encoding aminopeptidase P N-terminal domain-containing protein — protein: MNALTYQQRRRVLRQSVGGGAILLPGNTDASRNYAANVYPFRQDSSFLYYAGIDHPGLVLLILPDGEEILYGPPAQPDDVIWSGPRPGRGDFAVDAGIDRHEARDELAGELAGLAGRGVAIHYLPPYRASGRLQLAASLGAGPDAAADGFSAELVGAVVVQREIKTDEEIAEIELAIAVSAMMYRIALHNARPGLREAQIAGAMQGVALAHDMQPSFLPIVTVRGEVLHNETYRNKLREGQLLLVDSGVETALRYCSDITRTLPVGGVFSPRQREIYEVVLSAQQAAIETAGPAATNRDVHLAAARAVAAGLIAVGLMKGDAEEAVAAGAHALFFPHGIGHMLGLDVHDMENLGDAVGYAPGEARSDQFGLNYLRLAKGLRPGFVITLEPGVYFIPALIDRWSADGRHADFIDHAAVRKYRDFGGIRIEDDVLVTEEGCRVLGPPIPKTVEDVELAMAWTGNVQHDGSQGE
- a CDS encoding HAD-IIB family hydrolase, whose translation is MKPTANTRLLACDLDGTMFPAGPDPTHAEALDRFGRLLRDCDGLRLAYVTGRHLASALEASDRWSLPRPHLLSCDVGTSIHHPDGNAPGGWRRDEAYAALMRDAMSGLDNADVLGLLSDVAGLAPQAPERQAEFKASFTLSRDAAGDTAMNDVVARLCTTGMNFSLVRSAGVYEEHDLLDVLPPGATKSSAVAHMARLLDVPSERTLFAGDSRNDLDPLLRAEGGIVVGNARPALLEALRPFLAHGARAGKMYLAGRPHLHGVVEGCLHFGLVPGNGPTEKGDV